Proteins encoded by one window of Salmonirosea aquatica:
- a CDS encoding class I SAM-dependent methyltransferase, with product MKDNFSTGSDQYAQFRPTYPQAVFAYLSTLTENKGRAWDCGTGNGQVAVELAKTFAEVFATDFSQSQIGQAVLRENIEYSVQRAEQTNFPDDFFDLITVAQAIHWFDFEPFYQEVRRTAKPGALLVVLGYGLLKISKNVDAVIDHFYHHIVGSFWDKERRYIDENYQSIPFPFPELKVPAFSNTLVWSLDHLLGYLSTWSAVRHFIAAHGYDPLDELRPELAVAWGSQSVQDVHFPILVRIGRIQ from the coding sequence ATGAAAGACAACTTCTCCACCGGTTCCGATCAATACGCCCAATTCCGCCCAACCTACCCTCAGGCGGTGTTTGCGTATCTGTCGACTCTGACCGAAAACAAGGGTCGCGCCTGGGACTGCGGTACCGGCAATGGTCAGGTAGCCGTAGAATTGGCAAAAACGTTTGCGGAAGTATTTGCGACGGATTTCAGCCAGTCCCAGATCGGGCAGGCGGTGCTGCGGGAAAATATCGAATATTCCGTGCAGCGGGCGGAGCAAACCAATTTTCCGGATGATTTTTTTGACCTCATCACGGTAGCCCAGGCGATTCACTGGTTCGATTTTGAGCCTTTTTACCAGGAAGTCCGCCGCACGGCCAAGCCCGGTGCCCTGCTGGTCGTGCTGGGGTACGGGTTGTTAAAAATTTCGAAAAACGTCGATGCCGTAATCGATCATTTTTATCACCACATCGTGGGTAGCTTTTGGGATAAGGAAAGACGCTACATCGATGAAAACTACCAGTCCATTCCGTTCCCTTTTCCGGAGCTCAAGGTACCCGCTTTTTCCAATACCCTCGTCTGGTCGCTGGATCATCTGCTGGGGTACCTGTCTACCTGGTCGGCGGTCAGGCATTTCATCGCGGCCCACGGATATGATCCCCTGGACGAGCTTCGACCCGAGCTGGCGGTAGCCTGGGGTAGCCAATCCGTTCAAGACGTACACTTTCCTATTTTAGTGCGAATTGGTAGAATTCAGTAG
- a CDS encoding amidohydrolase family protein, giving the protein MMHEMKSGRKLVSLFLVTGLLLGFFPGWAQVAATLKLKDYRPNSIYNIPKTTVPKARYPVVDFHAHDYPKNDQEVDEWVKTMDEVGIAKSMVLTYATGAAFDAIAQKYARYPDRFEVWCGFNYTDADKPDWAQRAVAELVRCHAKGAKGVGELGDKGLGELYSKPTPGYGMHIDDPRMKPLLAKCAELRMPVSIHVSEDEWMYQKPDSTNDGLMNAAKWNVDMTKPGILDHDQLVATLEHAVRDNPGTTFIACHLANCNSDLGKLGRLFDAYPNLYADVAARYGEFSPIPRFAKAFMEKYANRIVYGTDMGNESSMYRITFRILESADEHFYEHGRFSYHWPLHGLDLNKATLKKIYSDNARRIMR; this is encoded by the coding sequence ATGATGCACGAAATGAAATCAGGTCGAAAATTAGTGTCCCTATTTCTGGTGACCGGACTCCTGCTGGGATTTTTCCCTGGTTGGGCGCAGGTAGCCGCTACCCTCAAATTGAAGGATTACCGGCCCAATTCCATTTACAATATTCCCAAAACCACCGTACCCAAAGCCAGATACCCCGTCGTGGATTTTCACGCGCACGATTATCCAAAAAACGACCAGGAAGTGGACGAATGGGTAAAAACCATGGATGAGGTAGGTATTGCCAAATCCATGGTACTCACCTACGCCACGGGGGCGGCTTTTGATGCGATCGCGCAGAAGTACGCCCGCTACCCCGACCGATTTGAGGTCTGGTGCGGGTTCAACTATACCGATGCCGACAAGCCGGATTGGGCGCAGCGCGCCGTGGCCGAACTGGTGCGTTGCCACGCAAAAGGGGCCAAAGGCGTGGGCGAATTGGGCGATAAGGGACTGGGTGAGTTGTATTCCAAACCTACCCCCGGCTACGGGATGCACATCGACGATCCCCGCATGAAACCGCTGCTCGCCAAGTGCGCCGAACTGCGGATGCCCGTGAGCATCCACGTTTCCGAAGACGAATGGATGTACCAAAAGCCCGACTCGACCAACGACGGCCTGATGAATGCGGCCAAATGGAATGTAGACATGACCAAGCCGGGCATCCTGGATCACGATCAGTTGGTCGCTACGCTGGAACATGCTGTGCGCGACAACCCCGGTACCACGTTCATTGCCTGCCACCTCGCCAATTGCAATTCCGATTTGGGGAAGTTGGGACGGCTGTTTGATGCCTACCCCAACCTGTACGCCGATGTGGCGGCCCGCTACGGGGAGTTTTCGCCGATACCCCGCTTCGCCAAAGCCTTCATGGAAAAATACGCCAACCGGATTGTCTACGGTACTGACATGGGCAACGAGTCGTCCATGTACCGCATCACCTTCCGGATTCTGGAATCAGCCGATGAGCATTTTTACGAGCACGGGCGCTTCTCCTACCATTGGCCCCTGCACGGACTCGATCTCAACAAGGCCACCCTGAAAAAAATCTATTCGGACAATGCTCGGCGGATTATGAGGTAG